In the Nocardioides panaciterrulae genome, AGACGCCGACGTGGAAGACGCCCGACGTGCCGCTCTACCTCTTCCTCGGAGGGCTGGCCGGCGGCTCGTCGCTGCTCGCGGAGGGGGCCGCGCTGCAGGACCTGCCTGCCCTGGAGCGGGTCGCCCGCGGTGCGGCCGCGGCCGGTGCCGGGATCGGCACGGTCTTCCTGGTCCACGACCTCGGGCGTCCCGAGCGGTTCCTCAACATGTTGCGGGTCTTCAAGATCACCTCACCGCTCTCGGTCGGGTCGTTCATCCTCGCGCCGTTCTCGGCCCTGTCGACCGCTGCCCTCGGCTCGCACCTGACCGGCCGGCTCCCGCGGCTCGGCCGGCTCTCCGGCGTCGGCGCCGCTGCGTTCGGGCCGCCGCTGGCGACCTACACCGCGGCGTTGATCACGAACACCGCCGTCCCGGCCTGGCACGAGGGGCACCGGGAGATGCCGTTCATCTTCGGCGGCTCCGGGGCCGCCGCGGCCGGCGGGCTGGCGATGGCGCTCGCGCCGGTCTCGCAGAGCGGGCCGGCGAAGCGGATGGCGCTGGCCGGAGCCGCGATCGACCTCGCCGGGGTGGAGCTGATGAACCGCCGCCTCGGGATGCTGGCCGAGCCCTACGAGCAGGGGAAGTCCGGCCGGCTGATGAAGACGGCCCGCGCGCTCACCGTCACCGGGGTCGGGCTCTCGCTGCTGGGACGCCGGTCCCGGTTCGCGCGCGCCGTCGCCGGTGCGGCCTACGTCGCGGGCTCGGTGAC is a window encoding:
- the nrfD gene encoding NrfD/PsrC family molybdoenzyme membrane anchor subunit is translated as MSPRGGGGGGRGETPMVPEAEFESYYGRQILKTPTWKTPDVPLYLFLGGLAGGSSLLAEGAALQDLPALERVARGAAAAGAGIGTVFLVHDLGRPERFLNMLRVFKITSPLSVGSFILAPFSALSTAALGSHLTGRLPRLGRLSGVGAAAFGPPLATYTAALITNTAVPAWHEGHREMPFIFGGSGAAAAGGLAMALAPVSQSGPAKRMALAGAAIDLAGVELMNRRLGMLAEPYEQGKSGRLMKTARALTVTGVGLSLLGRRSRFARAVAGAAYVAGSVTLRFGIFEAGLASARDPKYVVVPQRERLEKRAAEQRKVTGGVTGSSSPTA